The sequence ATTACTAACCAAAAATGTGCAGTTACAACTTCCGTTTAATTGTTATCATTAATTTCTAGAGATTTGGAGTGTGGTCCTGAGGGAAGTTAAGCCTTagcattgataataaagtatatCACTTGCATGATAAAACCATAGCCTTAATACGACCATTATTAGTGAAAAACATGTCAGGATAaatcagtttctttattttaagcttaaataaagacaaaaacattGTCAATTCACAGCACCAAAAGGCAGGAATGCGTATCTTTATGCTTGTACAGTTACTTGtcattagttttatataatagtGAATAAAAGGGGGAGGGATATTGTGACGCTTAgattaagttattaattatataaacgtGTTTCATTGATCCAGTTAAAAATAGTATGTACTTATGTTACCTTCTGCTGATTGGCCAAGCTACGTATGCCAATAAATCAACCAATCGCTGCAAAATAGACATAAAAATGAACTATGATTTATTCTTGATTACCCAGACATCCAGTAAAGAACCCTTCGGAACTAAATTATGTAACTAGGACTAAACCCATACACCCAGTAAAGAACCCTTCGGAACCAAGTTATGTAACTAGGACTAAACCCAGACACCCAGTAAAGAACCCTTCGGAACCAAGTTATGTAACTAGGACTACATCCAGTAAAGAACCCCTCGGAAGCAAGTTATGTAAATAGGACTAAGCCCAGACTCCAAGTAAAGAACCCCTCGGAACCAAGTTATGTAACTAGGACTAACGTCACAATTCTTTGTTTTAGGTCTGGTCACTCTGTTGGCATTATTTTCAACTTTGAATATTTTGATTCCGTTTCTTGTTGGTTTTGCACGCGAACTGTTATAGAAGTTTCTAAATGATCTAAGTTTCTATATTTTCGAAAATACATCTTATTGGATAACTCTACCTACTACAAATTTCTTCAACATAGACCCGTAGATGAAACTTGTATAGTTTGTTAACGAACCTTTACTTctcagttaatataattaaagataaacttaagagtaaactataaaagtgaaatttattttagtaCTGTTTTAACTTATGTTGGAGAGACATATTTGGAAGTCAGGACTGAAGCAGTGGCGTACTTAGGTAGAGGTTAGAGGGGGCTTACCTCCCAGGGcctattgattattttattttatgtaaaataatgtggAATGTAGGGTTCACACAACTTAAAATCAGTCACTGgactaaataatattaatatatcattgATAATTACAAACTAGTAATATGGCCTTGACAGAACACGTGCTGAACCCTTCACGTATTATTGATTGGAATAATATACAGAGTTGAGTTAGGAAAATTATGAAGCGtattaaatgtaacacaataattAGGAActggtaaaaacaaaattatttagatCCTGACGTCACGGTTTTGTGAATGGAACTACTTTATTACGtcactatttaaataaaattgtttgtggCTTTCTTGTTTCCTGAAAATgatagtgtaaaatattttagtttctaacttttaaaataaattcttatattttaaaacgttGGAGTcgttaacttattttattaattagcgTATAGGTGTCGCTTTCATCTGCAATCTCAACTCGTAggggttgtttttgtttttgaatttcgcgcaaagctagtcaagggctatctgcgctagccgcccctaatttagcagtataagactaaagagaaggcagctagtcatcatcacccaccgccaactcttcggctactcttttaccaacgagtagtgggattgaccgtcacattataatagctgaaagggcgagcatgtttgggaatAATATTGGTTACtaactttatattttcagttactatttgtgtgttttcattgaaaatatttaagtgcATTATTAATTCGCAATTAAACTATATCAGTTACCCGATGGAGAAGACCTGTACATGGGTCGCGGTAGACACGAATTAAATTCTGGAAGAATGTTCCGAAATAACACGATCTGCCTTTTGAAGATTAGAGATGTTAACTATTTTTGTTGGAGTGTTAGTGTTTTACAAAATGGAGTTGTACCTCTTTCAAAATCCTTACCTAACCACAGGATAGACACGCACACCTTTTCTTTTTCAACACTGGAGAAATATCCCCCTCAGATTGAAGTAATACTCAaaactttcatttgttaaaaacgCACTCTTGTAATCACTACTCTCGGCGGGGcctagttagggcgctcgattcacgagttgagggtcgcgggtccgaatccctgttccaccaaacatatCCGCCCGTTTCAGCCGTGTGGgatttataatatgacggtcaatgctattattcgttggtaaaagagtagcccaagagttggcggtgggtggtgatgactagctgcctttcctctgttCTTTCATTGCTggattaggggcggctagcacccTTTGACTGTTGCTGCTTTTAAAACGCGTGTGATCTGTGCAACCCGGATATTGTAACAGCACACTTGAATTTGGCAGATCATGCCCTAGACAGAGAATCTGCAGTCAATgggttacttttatatattttttaaaacctgttttcaaaagtatatatatcaCTTGATTTGTCTTCTAGGCTTGTTGTGAGGATCCGGCCAGTTCGTGAAACTAATTTCTACGCGCCACTTGGTAACAAGTTTGGTTGTAGTGTCGAGGAAGCTTGTCATCTGGTGCGGAAGGCACGTGACCTTAAGTTGACTGTAGAGGGAGTATCGTAAGTTCAATATTCTTTATTTGTCACTCacgaataatattaatatacaagaaaaaacttcaatatttccggcaaatatcataataaaaatatgtatactttTTAGATGCTATTAAATATTCTAAGATCATAATTCAGAAACGTTTTGCATACAAGGTTAGTGcgaagttaatttgttttttgtttgtttttgaatttcgcacaaagccactcgagggctatctgtgctaaccgaccctaatttagcagtgtaagactagagggaaggcagctagtcatcaccacccaccgccaactcttgggttattcttttaccaacgaatagtggtattaaccgtcacaaaataacgcccccatggctgaaagggcgagcatgtttggcgcgacggggatgcgaacccgcgaccctcaggttacgagtcgcatgccttaacaagcttggccagcGAAGTTAATTGACCTATTCTGGGCCTTCTATCAACAAATGTGGTCATCGGTAAGGTGCAAAACATCACACAAACAATAATTGGGTGGTTAGAAAAATGTACGCGGTGAAAATAATTTGTCGTAAGGGACGCTGTtgattataatatacataataggATGACTGTTAAGTGGTATTTGTGGCAACCGTTGTTGTCCTCGATTATTTACGTTCTTGACATGATTGAAATACAACTGACGAAAGTTTCTGATGTTCAACGCGTTGAGGATGCCTTGATGTGGCCACCATTGTTGTCCTCAACTGTTTCCATCCTTGACATGATTTGAGACACGACTGACGAAACTTTTTGATGTCCAATGTGTTGACGTTGTCTTGATGTGACTGCCACTGTTGTACTCAAGTGTTTTTCCATCCTTGAGATAAAATGAGACACGACTGATAAAACTGTTTGTCCAACATGTGCAAGATGCCATTTTTGAAGCTGATAAAATTGCCAACAGTTAATGTTTGCTCTGACCAGAAACCAAAGTGTAATATTGAATTGTGCATTTTTTATCTCTTGGTTTTATTGCACGAAATATTTTGAGTATGGATTCAACATCTTGCCTGCGACTCCCTCTCCAAGGTCATTATTTGTAGTATTCCATATAGTTTTGGATTTTTATATATGCTGTATTTGTTTCTATAATTAAGCGCCATCTTCCTAACAAAAAATTGAACTGGTATTGGAAGTCTATCATTCTAATATACATCTACAACCAGTCTGGTTAAATGTTTATCAGTTTCCAACGACttctattgttgtttattatccATAATAATTCAACACTGCACTATATAATTctgtaataacattttactgtGGGGGTTCTGtccaaaaaaaactaaaaatagtgTTGCTATTGTTTTTACATATGCAAGACGCATAAATCGTCCTCTAGCGGATATTTTGTATGCCAACGTATTTGTCATTGTTTGAGTTTTGCCTGTATGTAATATCACAGTATGTTAATGTCAACATTTGAAACTTTGAGACACTACATAGACTTTACACGAATAGTTTACTCTTGACAGAAATAGTTCTCAATATttaacaacttttttattttatagaatggTAGCATCTATGGATGATAGTGTATATTTGGATGATACTCTTATCTTTAAGCACGTGAAATATTACAAGGAAATTCATCACTGTTTGGTAGataaaattgtagattattagaaataaataaacaagttagtCGTACCTACTTCTTACAATacctttttaataataacttggcTTGTTTTTGAAATGGTACGTAAGTTTGGCACTGAAGTCGCTACTATTCataacaattttatattgttttatgctTTACATGACAAAAGTAATCTAGTCCGACGAGCCCTACATGGCAAGGTGgcttaaggcgttcaactcgtaatctgagggtcgctggttcgaatcctcgtcgcaccaaacatgctcgccctttgagccgtatgggcgttataacgtgatggtcaatcccacttttcgttggtaaaagagtagcttaagagttggcagactagctgccttcccctttagtcttgcactgctaagttagggacggctttgcacgaaattcaaacaaaaactgGCCCGACGACGTTAAAAACTGTTCTCTAATGACGTCAAGAAGTCACGTGGTTTATAGTTTACACCGCCATATTAAAAGTCAAGTGCGTAAATTCGTCTTGGATAAAAGAGTAAACATTTGAGTTACCTGACAGGCTGAGTGATCTCGGCGATATgcgtaaaaatatttatatatatatatatatataatatattatttataaatttaaaaaaatgtatttatacagaAACTGATTACGTCTAGAGTTTCATTGTTCTTCGGTAGATGGCGATGTTTATACAAGATGTAAAacttatttcttattaatattgATTGCTAGATAGACACGTTTGATGTTGAATATGGTGGCGCTGAACGAATTATCTTTTCTGACGTTACCTAAGAGATCCCTGTACATATACTTGATATAGTCTAAACGAAGAGATTACATCTGGTTATACCAATTGCTTCTGTACAGAAGTGAAATGCTACAGTAAGAACTGGTGTgcgtatgttttttgtttttttctgcttcCAGATTTCACGTTGGTTACGCATGCGCGGATCCCAGGTGCTTTACACATGCAATTGAAGCGGCAAGTCGAGTCTTCACCGAAGCTTCGAGAATTGGAGTGAAGATGAGTTTGTTAGATATCGGGGGAGGTTATCCTGGATCAACTGTAACCAAggatatttttaatgatgtgaagtatttaacaatacattacttggtttttattgttatagCAAAATTAGGAGCCACTTTAGTCGGGTATATTAAActaacagtttgtgtgtgtgctaagtttgttgtaaaaacatcacaacgttttatttatagtttagaACAAATATGATTTAATGGCGTTTGTATGGTTACGCTATCTAGTGATTAAACATAACGcatacaagttgtttgttttgaagtaaaacacaaagctacacaatggactatctatactttgttcaccacgggtatcgaaacccggtttgtagcggaGCAAGTCCACAGACCGTTGTGCCACTCttgacataaaaatgtaaaagttgtaagttTGAAAGAGATATCAAAGAAACATGGAGagaactattaaaaataataagtaaaaaagaTAGAAATATTCATGGAAATATCGTGTTTATTGTATATGTATGATAGTTATTCAGATCTGGTTAATTCGAAAATGTTGGCGGAGTACGTTTAATGttgtaataactttaatatttgataaacaaagtataattttcttGTATCTTATCTCGAATATCGAATGTAGCCATCTCCATCACcaatatatcaaacaatttttatttgttacatcAATAAGTATCATAAACACACaaacgtattgttaatatttctCAGTAGGTAgctattttaaacataatttaaattaatatattataattacgaTACAAAATTCTGATCCGCTGGTCTTGCGTActgatgtaaagaaaaaataaaatgttaaattatattatctaCCGCGTGGAACAACTGTAAGTCTagagatttataatgttaaaatccgtGGTTCAATTCCCCTACAGTAAATggtccagtgtggctttgttctaaaagaaATACTTGTGTAAGTTGGACGACAGTGAACTTTTATAGCTTGTGGCTCAGAATGATGACaaactttgttttcaaagttgGCGAAAGCGATCAGAGATGCTCTTGCCCAGTACTTCCCACCTTCCTCTGGGGTCCGAGTGATCGCTGAGCCAGGACAGTTTCTGGTCGCAGCTGCGTTTAACCTGTACACCAAAGTGATAATGGTCAAAGAGGAACGAAAGGAAAACAAGTCGGGTAAGCATTACGTATTTCTTTAGTGAACAAACTGTTGTTGAACTTACGTAACAAATGTGTCACGAACAAACTGTTGCCGGAATCAACATTATAGGTGTATTGTGAACAAACTGTTGTCCTGAAATCACTGACTTATTTTAAGCAACAATTAATTTCCGCTTTGTAACCGTGACATCATTTAATACTTTATGGCCACAGTTTAATTAACTGATCCTGGTTATCGTAGTTTAGAAAGTAACACCAGAGGGAGCGACCTTATTAACTGGACACACTGTGCTTTTTGAATGACTACACTTTAATTCTCTGCATCATCTTTTGAATATTGCTCTAGATAAAGCGGATGATAACCAAATTCATAGAGACGTCTACATCACGGATGGACTTTTCGGGACTTTTTCTGGCCGAGTTTATCCCTACCAGGACATCAAGGTGTGGCCATTACAGGCAGGTACACTATCA comes from Tachypleus tridentatus isolate NWPU-2018 chromosome 12, ASM421037v1, whole genome shotgun sequence and encodes:
- the LOC143235149 gene encoding ornithine decarboxylase-like isoform X6 translates to MTEVYIKPNSTKSSLEEIYLDMSMNELATKITQDENLDNSFFVADLNEIASRLALWRHLLPDIQPFFAMKVCDADIVRRFLAEMGTGFDCASKGEIDQLMDLEIDPSKIIYANPVKFRSHIRHAASVGVHLVTFDCYHELLKISECDPEARLVVRIRPVRETNFYAPLGNKFGCSVEEACHLVRKARDLKLTVEGVSFHVGYACADPRCFTHAIEAASRVFTEASRIGVKMSLLDIGGGYPGSTVTKDIFNDLAKAIRDALAQYFPPSSGVRVIAEPGQFLVAAAFNLYTKVIMVKEERKENKSDKADDNQIHRDVYITDGLFGTFSGRVYPYQDIKVWPLQAEFKQNVETDQTMGANV
- the LOC143235149 gene encoding ornithine decarboxylase-like isoform X4: MTEVYIKPNSTKSSLEEIYLDMSMNELATKITQDEGEIDQLMDLEIDPSKIIYANPVKFRSHIRHAASVGVHLVTFDCYHELLKISECDPEARLVVRIRPVRETNFYAPLGNKFGCSVEEACHLVRKARDLKLTVEGVSFHVGYACADPRCFTHAIEAASRVFTEASRIGVKMSLLDIGGGYPGSTVTKDIFNDLAKAIRDALAQYFPPSSGVRVIAEPGQFLVAAAFNLYTKVIMVKEERKENKSDKADDNQIHRDVYITDGLFGTFSGRVYPYQDIKVWPLQNSNRTLKLTKLWGPTCDSMDFIDDQLHLAEVQEGDWIYFDNMGAYTISMFTEFNGFSPPAIKYVMSSETRQQMGLHPTLKIFLEVTRFCKRIN
- the LOC143235149 gene encoding ornithine decarboxylase-like isoform X5, yielding MKVCDADIVRRFLAEMGTGFDCASKGEIDQLMDLEIDPSKIIYANPVKFRSHIRHAASVGVHLVTFDCYHELLKISECDPEARLVVRIRPVRETNFYAPLGNKFGCSVEEACHLVRKARDLKLTVEGVSFHVGYACADPRCFTHAIEAASRVFTEASRIGVKMSLLDIGGGYPGSTVTKDIFNDLAKAIRDALAQYFPPSSGVRVIAEPGQFLVAAAFNLYTKVIMVKEERKENKSDKADDNQIHRDVYITDGLFGTFSGRVYPYQDIKVWPLQNSNRTLKLTKLWGPTCDSMDFIDDQLHLAEVQEGDWIYFDNMGAYTISMFTEFNGFSPPAIKYVMSSETRQQMGLHPTLKIFLEVTRFCKRIN